Below is a window of Moorella thermoacetica DNA.
AAGGGGCCGTCGACAAAAGCCATAACAAAAAAATCCGTTTCCTCCCGCCAGCGACGGATGGCCTCAAGGTCAAAGGTGCCGGGGTCCGGCAGGGTATAGCCGGCGGCGGACTGGATGTCCTGGATAGCAGGGGCCTGGAGTACCATCAGGCCGCCCCACTTCTGGTAACGGCAGCCCCAGACATCCCGGTAACTGCCGTCCCCCTGTTCCTCCAGGGGTGCCCCTGGCGTCAGGGCCAGGAGGTCCATCCCCAGGAGTTCCCTAGCGGCCGCCTCTTCGCTAAAGCCAACCGGGCCCTCCCGGCCCAGGAGGGCGGCAACCAGCCCCGGCTCAATGGCGAATTCCCCCCGGGGTACCCGGTCGGCCCGGCCCCGGGCCAGGGTTACCTGCACCCTTTCCACATGGTTCACAGGCCTCGCCCCCATCAGTCAGTAATCAAAGGCAAAAAATCTGAAATAGTAAACCGGCCTTTATGGGCTTCGCCCGTTATTTTCAGGGCAAGAGAAGGGATTTAACATATACTTCGTGGAAGGACGGCCGGGTCATGAGCTCAAGATAGCCGACCTGCCTGGCAATGGCTTCGCCCCGCTTCCTCTCCGTCAGGGAAAGGAGGGCCAGCCGCGCTCCGGTGCCGGCGGCATTGCCAACCTGGCGGAAGGCGGTTAAAGGCAGGTTGGGAAACATACCGATGGTGATGGCGCTCTCCAGCTTAAGATGGGTGCCAAAGGCGCCGGCCACGACGACCTCCTCCAGGTCCTTTACTGTTAACCCGGCTGCCTCCAGGAGCAGGAGGGTCCCGGTGGCTATGGCGGCTTTGGCCAACTGAATCTCATTGATGTCCTTCTGGGTCACCACCAGGTCGCCGTCGATGCCGGTTTCCGCCGCCGGTACCAGGAGGAATTCCGGCGGTCCACCTCCGGCAGGTCGCCTCACCCGCGGGTGGTTGAGGTCCAGCCGACCGCTGGCGTTGAGGATGCCGGTACGGTAAAGCTCGGCCACGGCGTCCAGGATGCCGGAACCGCAGATACCCAGGGGTGGTACGCCACCAATACTTTCCCAGAAAACATCCCGGCCGTCGTCGCTTAAGCGGACGGCGGCAATAGCCCCGGTAACGGCCCGCATCCCCTGGGCGATATGGGCGCCTTCAAAAGCCGGCCCGGAGGCACAGGAACAGGAGAGCATTTTACCGCCATAACTTAAGACAATCTCCGTATTGGTGCCGATATCCAGTCCCAGGGTGACCTTACGGGCTTCATCAATCCGGCTGCCCAGGATCATGGCCACATGATCGCCGCCAACAAAACCGGCGATTACCGGTTGCAGGTAAACAAAGGCCCCCGGGCTTAAGTTTAAGCCAAGGTTCCGGGTCTTTATTTCTACCGGTGTAGTCAAAGCGGGTACATAGGGCGCCCGGGCAAGCTGCTCTACCGGCAGGTGCAGAAGCAGGTGATGCATGGCGGTGTTACCGACAATGACGGCTTCCTCAATATCCGTCGTCGCCACCCCGGCCTTCGCCGCCAGGGTAGCGGCCAGGCGGTTCAATCCCTCGATCTCCACCTCCTGGATGCGCCGGTACTCTTCTTCGCCCTCCAGGGCATAGCCCAGCCGGGCCATGACATCCTCGCCGTAGGTAATCTGGGGATTCATAATACCGTCGGCCGCCAGGGTAGCACCTGTCTCCAGGTTTATGAGAAAGCCGGCCACCTTGGTGGTCCCCAGGTCGACGGCCAGACCCACCGGCGGCGGGGCCAGGCGGCCGGTATAAATATTGATAACCTCCGGCCCGCGCACCGTTACCACGCATTCTCCCTCCGTAGCCATTGGCTTCCATTCCCGGGCCAGGCCAAAGTCCACGCCGGGCCGGTCCAGGCCGTAGGTGGCTTCCAGCTCGCCGGTCACCTGCTGCCAGAGGGGGAGGGGGTTTTCAATGGTCGTCTTACTTAGCGGCAGGTTGTATCTTTTAACAGGGGGCTCGGGAGTAACTGCAATATCCAGCCCCTCGACCTGAAGTTTCTGAACTCCGAGCATAGATTCCGGCGGGATCTCTACCTTGACGGGGCCGATGACCGTTGCCTGGCAGGCCAGGCGATAACCCTTTTCCAGTTGAGCCGGTGTGAGGAAGCGCCGCTCCGCCGGGTTTACTTCCCCTACCTCCCCGGACGCAATCCGCACCCGGCAGCGACCGCACAGGCCCCGGCCACCGCAGGGAGCGGTCAGCCCCCCCGCCCCCAGGGAGAGACCGAGTTGCTGGATAGCAGACAAAATGGTCTGGCCGGCGTCAACCTCTACCCGCCGGCCCACTGGCTGGAAATCAACTAGTACTCTTGCCAAAGTGGGCACCCCCTATTTTCCGGAAGACACTGGGCGTGTAGCCTTCCTGCTTTTTAAACACCTGCCCAAAATAGCGAGCATCACGATAACCAACGCGAGTGGCGATTTCCGCTACCGGGAGCTTGGTGTTCAGCAATAACTCCCTGGCCGCCTTGAGGCGTACCTTTGTTAGATAATCTATGAAATTCAAGCCCTTGAACTGCTTGAACAGCTTGCTGAAATAACAGGGGCTAAGATATACCTGCCGGGCGACCTCTTCCAGGGTGAGATCCTGGCTGAAATTGGCCTCAATATACTTGCTGGCCCGGTCAATAAGGGAGGAATTGCGCTGCTCCCGGGTTTCCGCCACCTGGGCCACCAGGGCCATTAAACGTTCCAGGATGCGCTCCCGCATATCAGCCAGGTTGTCCAGGGTAAGAAACTCAGTGCTGCTGGCCAGGGCAAGGTCGGAAACCGCCTCCGGGTCGGCACCGCCCTCCAGGGCGGCCCTGGCCGCCAGGGTATTCAGTTCCAGGAGTTTCATCTTCAATATAGCCGGCCGTTTTTCCTGCTCCAGGAGGAGTTGCATCAAAATATTTTTAGCCTGGCGGTAGGCAGCCTGCCTATCACCCATACGGATGGCCTGGGTTAATTCCTGCTCCTCGGGAGCCGGCAGGAACTGGCCGGCACTGGGCCGGGCAATAACGTCGTCAGCATGGATAACCTGGTCCCCGCCGTAAAATAGCCGGAATTCTGCCGCCGCCACCGCCTCGGCGTAGGAACGGGCCAGTTCAGCAACCTTTGCCACCGGCCGGCCGATACCCACCGTTACCGTAGCCCTGGTATCCCGGCGTACCTGCCGGCAAATGCCTTCTCCCAGCTCGATGGCGGCCTGGTGGCTATCTGCACCCGGGGCCAGGTGGTCCAGGGGCAGGAGGATGGCGAACTCATCCCTGGTTACCGGGGCGACCAGGGCCCCGGGCCAGGACACAGTCGCCCTTTCCAGACTTTCCTTGACCTGTTGCTTTAAAATCTGCCGTTCTACCTCTGTCCCCTCCCGGGCCAGAGCGGCAAAATTATCAATATCCACCAACATGGCCAGACGGGGCAAGGTGGCGATCCCCAGGAAGCGCGCCCGGCTGACGGCTTCGGCGTCGGTGATATTACCGTTGATCAGGTCCATGATAAAGCCCAGGCGAATAAAGGGCTTCGCTTCCTCCAGAGCGGCCCGCAACCTTGCTGTCTCCTGCTGGCGCCGGCGAGCGGCGGCGACGCCGGCAGCCAGTTCATCCAGGAGGGGAAGCATTTCTTCGGCCGCCACCGGCTTTAGTAAATATTTGGATGCCCCCAGGGCAACAGCTTCCCGGGTATAATCGAATTCGCCATAGGCAGTAACAAAAATCAACCTGGCCTCGGGTAGGATTGCCCGAATCTCCCGACCGGCGGTCAACCCATCCATGACGGGCATCTTGATATCCAGGAAGACGATGTCCGGTCGCAACCTGGCAGCCAGTTTGACCGCCTCGCCTCCATTACCCGCTTCCCCGGCAATCTGGTAATGAGGGCGCTCCCTGGCCAGCAAAAAGCGGATGGCCTGGCGCTCCAGGGGTTCGTCGTCGACAAGCAGGATCTTGATATCCGTGGCCAAGGCTGGTTGCTGCCCCCCTCGGAAACTTACTCTTTCCCACGCCTAATCCACAGTATAAGGAAAAGTCAGCTGGACGCAAGTACCTTTTCCCGGTATACTGGCTACATCCAGGGCGCAGTTGCTACCAAAATGGTGCTGCAGGCGCCGGTAGACATTGACTATCCCCAGGCCGCTTACCTGGCCTTTACCGCTCCGCCGGACTTCCAGGTCAAAGATCGCCTTTTTCACCTCCGGCGGTATTCCGACCCCGTCATCCTTGATTTCTACCCGGACCTGGTCGCCCACCAGGCGGGCGGATACGGTGATTTCCCCTCCCTCCTCCTTGGGTTCCAGGCCATGGATAATAGCATTCTCCACCAGGGGTTGCAGGACCATGCAGGGCAGCCGGGCCTGCATGGCGGCCTCTTCTACTTTCACCCGGCTCCGGACCCGGTCTGAAAACCGCGTTTCCTGGATAAAAAGGTAGTCGCGCACGGCAGCTATTTCTTCTGCCAGGGAAACCGTTCCCTTGACCTGGTAGAGGCTGTAGCGCATGAGGCGGGCCAGGGCGCGGACCATTTTTTCCGTATTGGCCGCCCCTTCCAGGAGGGCCAGGCGGGCTACGGTATTTAAAGAATTAAAGAGGAAGTGGGGGTTGACCTGGGATTGGAGGGCCTTGAGTTCGGCGTCCTTCAGGGCCTGTTCCAGCTGGTGCTGCCGCTTAAGGAAGTGGATGAAGCTCGCCTGCTGGTCCTCCAGTTCCTTATTGACCAGTAAAACGGTGTTGAGCTGCATGATCTGGCCGGATACAAAGGAGAGAAGACCGCAAACAGCTTCCAGGTCCGTTAGGGATAAGACTGGGACGGCTGCCTTCAAATCGGCCGGGTCAGGGTCGCCTCTCAAGAGGCAATGGCCACAGAGGACGGCCCCCACCGTCCCATCCTCATTGGCCAGAGGGTAGGAAATTTCCACCAACCCGGCATGACAGCGATAAATAAAAGCTTCTTTAAAATTGCCCTGGAGGGTGGTGACATCTTGGGCTCTGGCCGGGTTTTCCTTAAGCAGGTGGCAATGGCGGGAACACTCCAGGAAACCGCCCAGGGAAGTCAATGGGCGGCCGGCGGCATCCACCATGACCAGATGCAGGCCTGTCATCCGGGTAAAGGCACGCTGCAGGTCTTCCAGGGAACCCTCCCCGAAAAACAGGTCCAGGGTAGCCGGAGCCAGGACGGCCCGGCGCTTGCGGTCGGCACCGATCAGGCTCTTAATCAGAGGTATAGCCGCCGTGGCATCGGGGGCGTAGCCGTCAGCTCCCATCCTGGCGGCAATCTTTTCATTCAGGGGGGTGCCGCCTACGACAACCTTTACTTTATCCCGCCAGCCGGCCTCCCGCAGGGCAGTAATAGTTTCCTCCATACCCTTGCGGGTAGAAGAAAGGAGGGCCGAGAGGCAGAGGACATCGGGACGGTGCTTAATGACCGCCTCCACAAAGGTGCTGGGGGCTACGTTCACGCCCAGGTCGATAACCTCAAAGCCCGATGCCTCGAGCATGATGGCGAGGAGATTCTTGCCGATATCATGGATGTCCCCCTGGACAGTACCGACAATGGCCCGCCCCACCGGTTGCACCTTACCGGCCAGCATCAGGGGCTTAAGTTCCTTGAGGCCGGTATGCATGGCCCGGGCGGTAATAATCAAGTCAGTTACGTAAATCTCGTTGCGTTCGAACCTTTCCCCCACTACATCCATGGCTGCCACAAAGCCATCGGTTATGATCCGGGCCGGTTCGATCCCCGCTGCCAAGGCCCTTTTTACTTCTTCCCGGACCTTGACAGCGTTGCCGTCGATTACAGCCTGGATTAGATTTTCCAGGGAAAAGGATGCC
It encodes the following:
- a CDS encoding ASKHA domain-containing protein, coding for MPTLARVLVDFQPVGRRVEVDAGQTILSAIQQLGLSLGAGGLTAPCGGRGLCGRCRVRIASGEVGEVNPAERRFLTPAQLEKGYRLACQATVIGPVKVEIPPESMLGVQKLQVEGLDIAVTPEPPVKRYNLPLSKTTIENPLPLWQQVTGELEATYGLDRPGVDFGLAREWKPMATEGECVVTVRGPEVINIYTGRLAPPPVGLAVDLGTTKVAGFLINLETGATLAADGIMNPQITYGEDVMARLGYALEGEEEYRRIQEVEIEGLNRLAATLAAKAGVATTDIEEAVIVGNTAMHHLLLHLPVEQLARAPYVPALTTPVEIKTRNLGLNLSPGAFVYLQPVIAGFVGGDHVAMILGSRIDEARKVTLGLDIGTNTEIVLSYGGKMLSCSCASGPAFEGAHIAQGMRAVTGAIAAVRLSDDGRDVFWESIGGVPPLGICGSGILDAVAELYRTGILNASGRLDLNHPRVRRPAGGGPPEFLLVPAAETGIDGDLVVTQKDINEIQLAKAAIATGTLLLLEAAGLTVKDLEEVVVAGAFGTHLKLESAITIGMFPNLPLTAFRQVGNAAGTGARLALLSLTERKRGEAIARQVGYLELMTRPSFHEVYVKSLLLP
- a CDS encoding response regulator transcription factor, producing the protein MATDIKILLVDDEPLERQAIRFLLARERPHYQIAGEAGNGGEAVKLAARLRPDIVFLDIKMPVMDGLTAGREIRAILPEARLIFVTAYGEFDYTREAVALGASKYLLKPVAAEEMLPLLDELAAGVAAARRRQQETARLRAALEEAKPFIRLGFIMDLINGNITDAEAVSRARFLGIATLPRLAMLVDIDNFAALAREGTEVERQILKQQVKESLERATVSWPGALVAPVTRDEFAILLPLDHLAPGADSHQAAIELGEGICRQVRRDTRATVTVGIGRPVAKVAELARSYAEAVAAAEFRLFYGGDQVIHADDVIARPSAGQFLPAPEEQELTQAIRMGDRQAAYRQAKNILMQLLLEQEKRPAILKMKLLELNTLAARAALEGGADPEAVSDLALASSTEFLTLDNLADMRERILERLMALVAQVAETREQRNSSLIDRASKYIEANFSQDLTLEEVARQVYLSPCYFSKLFKQFKGLNFIDYLTKVRLKAARELLLNTKLPVAEIATRVGYRDARYFGQVFKKQEGYTPSVFRKIGGAHFGKSTS
- a CDS encoding histidine kinase, with the protein product MASFSLENLIQAVIDGNAVKVREEVKRALAAGIEPARIITDGFVAAMDVVGERFERNEIYVTDLIITARAMHTGLKELKPLMLAGKVQPVGRAIVGTVQGDIHDIGKNLLAIMLEASGFEVIDLGVNVAPSTFVEAVIKHRPDVLCLSALLSSTRKGMEETITALREAGWRDKVKVVVGGTPLNEKIAARMGADGYAPDATAAIPLIKSLIGADRKRRAVLAPATLDLFFGEGSLEDLQRAFTRMTGLHLVMVDAAGRPLTSLGGFLECSRHCHLLKENPARAQDVTTLQGNFKEAFIYRCHAGLVEISYPLANEDGTVGAVLCGHCLLRGDPDPADLKAAVPVLSLTDLEAVCGLLSFVSGQIMQLNTVLLVNKELEDQQASFIHFLKRQHQLEQALKDAELKALQSQVNPHFLFNSLNTVARLALLEGAANTEKMVRALARLMRYSLYQVKGTVSLAEEIAAVRDYLFIQETRFSDRVRSRVKVEEAAMQARLPCMVLQPLVENAIIHGLEPKEEGGEITVSARLVGDQVRVEIKDDGVGIPPEVKKAIFDLEVRRSGKGQVSGLGIVNVYRRLQHHFGSNCALDVASIPGKGTCVQLTFPYTVD